A window of Trichoderma atroviride chromosome 3, complete sequence contains these coding sequences:
- a CDS encoding uncharacterized protein (TransMembrane:1 (o73-91i)~BUSCO:EOG092D4RXG), with translation MSYVTRRALSTLIPPKIASPKAIGAAPDALRMQRVVSFYEKLPRGAAPEIKGKGLLGRYQAKYFGKNPSATPIVHALLFLIGIGYAQNYYFHLRHHKNNAH, from the exons ATGAGCTACGTCACCCGCCGAGCGCTTTCTACGCTCATCCCTCCCAAG ATTGCCTCCCCTAAG GCAATTGGTGCTGCTCCCGATGCTCTGCGCATGCAGCGTGTCGTGAGCTTCTACGAGAAGCTTCCCCGGGGTGCCGCTCCCGagatcaagggcaagggTCTTCTGGGCCGCTACCAGGCCAAGTACTTTGGCAAGAACCCATCTGCTACAC CTATCGTGCACGCCCTGCTTTTCCTCATCGGCATTGGCTACGCCCAGAACTACTACTTCCACCTGC GCCACCACAAGAACAATGCGCACTAA
- a CDS encoding uncharacterized protein (TransMembrane:1 (i97-122o)) gives MPVTSAKALGSLRLAASGVTRQRLILSNSPRTAATTARCTQLRSFTKLCSRPRTGALAANSAERRQLQSQLPHPSLVLARALSGKPLPQRKSWLLNFLYRAAAWVGISSVVLGGGILGFFLYDASTYHENVTQSDIDVSQLALHPRRGGPKNLPIAEAFIDDDVSKSKPRLVILGGGWGGVALLKELNPDDYNVTVISPANYFLFTPMLPSATVGTLELRSLVEPIRRILSRVHGHFIRAKAEDVEFSEKLVEVSQLDHTGKEVRFYVPYDKLVVAVGSSTNPHGVKGLENAFFLKDINDARMIRNKVIQNLELACLPTTTDDERKRLLSFVVSGGGPTGVEFAAELFDLLNEDLTRHFPRLLRNEISVHIIQSRGHILNTYDETVSKYAEERFNRDQIEVLTNSRVKEVQPDKIIFSQKQEDGSVLTKELPIGFCLWSTGVSPTSLSQKLAKKLGDVQTNRHALETDTHLRLNGAPLGDVYAIGDCSTVQNNVAESIVTFLRNLAWKRGIEPEKLQLHFSDWRTVAQDVKKRFPQAVNHLKRLDKLFFEFDKDQSGTLDFGELRELLNQIDSKLTSLPATAQRAHQQGSYLAHKFNKMARISDAMLANDIRDGDLDAAIYKAFEYRHLGSLAYIGNSAVFDLGDGWSMAGGLWAVYAWRSVYFAQSVSFRTRSLMAMDWMKRGLFGRDLVAF, from the exons ATGCCGGTGACCTCAGCAAAGGCGCTGGGATCCCTCCGCCTGGCAGCGAGTGGCGTCACCAGGCAGCGCCTCATTCTCTCCAACAGCCCgcgcaccgccgccaccacagCGAGATGTACACAGCTGCGAAGCTTCACCAAGCTCTGCTCCCGACCTAGAACAGGTGCCCTGGCAGCGAACTCGGCCGAGCGACGCCAACTCCAGTCCCAGCTCCCACATCCCAGCCTCGTGCTCGCTCGCGCGCTATCTGGAAAGCCGCTGCCCCAGCGCAAGTCGTGGCTGCTCAACTTCCTCTACCGAGCTGCTGCGTGGGTTGGCATCTCGAGTGTCGTCCTGGGCGGCGGTATTTTGGGCTTCTTTTTGTACGACGCCAGCACCTACCATGAAAATGTCACGCAGAGCGACATCGACGTATCGCAGCTTGCGCTTCATCCACGCCGCGGCGGCCCCAAGAATCTACCAATCGCCGAGGCATTTATCGACGACGATGTGAGCAAGAGCAAGCCAAGGCTGGTTATCCTGGGTGGTGGATGGGGCGGCGTGGCACTCCTCAAAGAACTGAATCCAGACGACTACAATGTCACCGTCATCTCCCCCGCAAATTACTTTCTCTTTACCCCGATGCTGCCATCCGCTACTGTGGGAACCCTAGAACTACGTTCCCTAGTTGAGCCAATTCGACGAATCTTGAGTCGTGTGCACGGCCACTTTATACGAGCTAAAGCAGAAGACGTCGAGTTCTCGGAGAAGCTGGTCGAGGTCTCCCAGCTGGATCACACGGGCAAGGAGGTCCGCTTCTACGTCCCCTATGATAAACTGGTCGTGGCTGTTGGCTCTTCAACAAACCCTCACGGTGTCAAGGGCCTGGAGAATGCCTTTTTCCTCAAAGATATCAACGATGCGCGGATGATCCGGAACAAGGTCATTCAAAACCTTGAGCTTGCTTGTCTACCTACTACCACAGACGACGAGCGCAAGCggcttctttcctttgtcgTTAGTGGTGGTGGACCGACTGGCGTCGAGTTTGCTGCAGAGCTCTTTGATCTCCTGAACGAGGACTTGACTCGACACTTCCCCCGTCTACTACGAAATGAGATATCCGTCCACATCATTCAGAGCCGAGGCCATATTCTCAACACTTATGACGAAACGGTTTCTAAATATGCAGAGGAGCGGTTCAACCGTGACCAGATTGAGGTGCTCACCAATTCGCGGGTAAAGGAAGTTCAGCCGGACAAGATTATCTTTAGCCAGAAGCAAGAGGACGGATCTGTTTTAACCAAAGAACTTCCAATCGGCTTCTGTCTGTGGTCTACCGGTGTCTCTCCAACCAGCCTTTCTCAGAAattggcaaagaagctcgGTGATGTTCAGACAAACCGACATGCGCTGGAAACAGATACCCACCTTCGCTTAAATGGCGCTCCTTTGGGCGATGTTTATGCCATTGGCGATTGTTCCACCGTCCAGAACAACGTGGCCGAGAGCATCGTTACCTTCCTCCGAAACCTCGCGTGGAAGCGTGGAATCGAACCCGaaaagctccagctccatttCTCGGACTGGCGCACAGTTGCGCAGGACGTCAAGAAGCGATTTCCGCAGGCGGTCAATCACCTCAAGCGTCTCGATAAGCTCTTTTTCGAATTCGACAAGGACCAGTCCGGGActctcgactttggcgagctGCGAGAGTTACTTAATCAGATCGACAGCAAGCTGACATCGCTCCCCGCCACGGCTCAGCGTGCCCACCAGCAGGGAAGTTACCTGGCCCACAAGTTCAACAAGATGGCGAGGATCTCGGATGCAATGCTGGCAAACGATATCCGGGATGGTGATTTGGATGCTGCCATCTACAAGGCGTTCGAATACCGCCACCTGGGTAGCTTGGCATATATTGGAAACTCCGCTGTGTTTGACCTGGGTGATGGCTGGAGCATGGCTGGTGGACTCTGGGCTGTTTATGCCTGGAGATCAGTTTACTTTGCGCAGAGTGTGAGCTTCCGAACAAGAAgcttgatggcgatggattGGATGAAGCGAGGACTCTTTGGTAGAG ATCTTGTGGCTTTTTAA
- a CDS encoding uncharacterized protein (EggNog:ENOG41), with product MMSSASTATPAKHAFERRVEGVKSPKNDINALILDYLTMEGYPNAAARFSKEAKLQPQQDTSAIRARQQIQNCIHSGNIQTAIETLNELDPEILDKDKALRFSLLRLQLVELIRVSNASGGDIGPALKFATEQLGPPASTNPAFLEDLETTMALLLFNPDSLEPQLAALLDPSLRRDAADRVNRAILERQSTRREAAIRQLVKMRAWAEGAAREKGNGLPERLDLGLGGDESQSQTWRGSGSENGHESMMTT from the exons ATG ATGTCGTCGGCTTCTACAGCTACTCCGGCTAAGCATGCCTTTGAGAGGCGTGTCGAGGGGGTCAAGTCTCCCAAAAA CGATATTAATGCCTTGATTTTGGACTATTTGACCATGGAGGGCTACCCAAACGCGGCCGCAAGATTCTCGAAAGAGGCAAAattgcagccgcagcaggaTACCTCGGCTATCCGAGCACGGCAGCAGATTCAGAACTGCATCCATAGTGGAAACATTCAGACTGCTATCGAGACGTTGAATGAGCTTGATCCTGAG ATCTTGGATAAAGACAAGGCCTTGcgtttttctcttctgcgGCTCCAGCTTGTCGAGTTAATCCGGGTTAGCAATGCGTCCGGAGGGGATATTGGCCCTGCTCTGAAGTTTGCCACGGAACAATTGGGACCGCCTGCTTCCACCAACCCTGCCTTTCTAGAAGATCTGGAAACAACAATGGCTCTGCTATTATTTAATCCAGACTCCTTGGAGCCGCAactcgctgctcttctcgacCCTAGCCTACGTCGTGATGCTGCGGACAGAGTAAATAGGGCTATCTTGGAAAGGCAATCAACTAGACGAGAGGCCGCCATCCGCCAGCTCGTGAAAATGCGAGCTTGGGCAGAGGGTGCGgcgagagagaagggaaacGGCCTCCCAGAACGTCTCGATCTTGGATTGGGAGGTGATGAGTCCCAAAGCCAAACATGGCGAGGATCCGGTTCTGAAAATGGACATGAATCCATGATGACGACTTGA